A stretch of DNA from Gammaproteobacteria bacterium:
TTGCCGAAGAAGCGAGCAGGACTTATGGGACGCGCTACTAGGCAAGAAGCTTACAGCAGATTCTAACTCAATTTCGTAGCTTGTTGATCTCGTTGCCCCGACTTATTGAGAAGTTACGATCGCCTGGGAGAATCGTTAGCATCCTGTAGATACCGGGGACAACCACGTGGCAGCGCGGTATCCACCAGAAAGTCGCGAATCCTGACAAGGTCCGATATATTTGCCAGCGCCGATGAGGTCAGTCGCGCATCGACATACCATCATCGGCGCGAAGTGTGGTCTGCAGGGTGGTGAAGAGAACAATCGGGTTTACGTGGCGGGTAGGCGATGAATGTGATCAATATCAGAAGGGCAAAGAGGGAATAAGCAAGAATGAACACCCACTCGGGGATGGAGTAGTACAGATAGCGGTGCGTCCAGTGCGCGATGAAGCTGTCCGGATAGTCCGACAATCCGGCCAACCTGCGCCAATAATTCTCCAGTAGCGTCAACGGACAGTCGGCGCCGGTCCAGGCTTCCCAAGCGACAAGCCCGATCGCCGCCAGGTGTAACCAGCGGAACGTGCGATTACGGGTCCAGTTCCAACCGAGCGCCCAACCCGCGAAAATCAATACCTGGCCGCCAATGACGAAAACGACATAGGCGACGTGGATCAGCAGGGTCAGATCGGCCGCGAGGGTGTACATCCGTTCATCCCAGTCTTTTGGTGCCTGATCATGGCGACTACGAATGCGGAACATGAATGTCTATGAAGAATAGGCCAAACGCCCGAGACTTGGCATTAAAAAGCCGCCGACGATTGGTGAACCGCCGGCGGCAATAGAGGAGGAGATGATGAATCAGCTCGCACTGTCATAGTTGCATGTTCCGTCGCGTGTGGTGTGGCGATGCCGACCGAAGGTGGGAAGCGGGCGACGAGTGGTGCCTTTCGATTGAACTTCACCCGGTCAACACGAGCACTGCGGAGTGCGCGAATGCGCTGCGCGCCTCGGCCTGGGTAACTTCGGCAGTAGAATCGTTCCAGATTTCGATGAAGTCCAGACTGCAGCTTTTAACCAACTGACACAACATGGCCGCCCCGAAGAATCCAATACCCCCTTCCAACTCCCGTACCGTCGCCCTGGTCACTGGGGCGACCGGCGCCATCGGAAAGGCGATTGCACGAAATATCGCCGCGATTCCGGGCTATGAGGTCGTGCTGATCTGCCGCGACCCATCGAGGGCGCAAGCAGCGGTCGCGGATATTCGGCGCCTGGTGTGCAGCGGAAAGGTTCGTCATGAGCTTGTCGATCTGTCGCGGCGCAGTTCCATCGCAGCCCTGGCCGAGCGCTGGAACGGCCCCGTTCATGTGCTGGTCAATAGTGCCGCGACGACACCGCGCCGGCGGGAAGAGACCCCTGAAGGTATCGAGCGCCAGTTTGCCACCAACGTGCTCGGTTATTACTGGATGGTGGCCGCATTCAGAGACCACCTGATCAACTCGGCACCGGCACGTATCGTCAATGTGGCGAGTTACTGGGCCGGGGGACTGGATCTGACGGATCTCGAGTTTGAGCGCCGGCATTACGACAACGACGCGGTATACCGACAGTCGAAGCAGGCTGACCGGATGCTGTCGGTCGCTTTCGCCGAGCAATTCGAGGGAACGCAGGTAACGGTCAACGCCTGTCACCCCGGCGACGTGGTGTCCGCCCTGAGCCGCGACCTTGGATTCGGCGGTCACGAGACACCGGATCAGGCTGCCAGCACACCCGTCTGGCTGGCCACCGAGGCCATCGGAGCACGGGAAACGGGAAAGTACTTCGAGCGCCAGCGCGAGGTGCACTGCCGTTTTGCTGCAGATCGCGATGCCATCGAGGCGCTGTACCGGATCTGCAAAAGTTATGCTTGAGGGTTGCTCTATCACGAGGGACCGTGTCGACGGCTGAAACATACGATTCGAGAACCGATCGCCGGGTTCACGACCGTCATACATGATGCCCTCGACCTTGTTTTGTATCTGTACCTCTCTATGGTGTGCGGACACCGCCGTCCACGAGTGAGACCTTCCTGATTGCATCACACCATTCGTCAGTCAATTCCACCATGTGTCATGTTTCGGCGACGCATGGAATGCGTGCGTGACTAGAGTGCTACCCAAGCTGTCTTGAAGTATGGCTTCCTGATCTCAGGCTGCTACGAAGGTGTAGATGACATGTCGATTTTTTTCAGTGCCTATGGATTTGTCGATCATGAAGCGGAATCAATCGGTACGCCGTCCGGGCAATCAATCGCCTCCGGCTCGATCGTCTGTCACGGTTGCAGGGATGACGGGAAGAGACAGAATCGCTGGTTTACCATTCTCGGGTTCGGGAAGATTGCTGAAGCTATGCGGGATCTGCGCAAGGGTGATCCCATCACGGTCACCGGCAAACTGCAGGTGAAGTCCCGGCGGACAAAAACCGGCGAAGACAGGAATGAAATGGAAATCGTGGTCGACCAGATGTTGAGCGCGAGATTGATAGAGCCGACGGAAGGCGAATAGGCCGACGCCGGCGGCACGGAACGCCACTTTCACACCCAGCCTAATCTCCCCCGGCTCGGGAAGGCTATGATCGATTGTAGTCCCTCGTGGACGAATACCCAATAGGACCACCACGCCAGAATGGGAATCGGGGGTCCTTTCGAAACCCGATGCGCATTGCACCCACGTCGTGTTTGCGCAACGTACCGCAGGGGTTCGTTGCTGCGCTTTGATGTTCCTGTCCGGACGGGTCGCAGGATTGAAAAACCGCCGTTGAGCAGTACCTTCCCGACGGCGGAAGTTGTGGGAGTATGGAGGTCAATCCACAGAATCGAATATATAACGGCGCGACGCCACATGATGCGGCCTTCCCGATGAGAGGTCGACATTGAGCGATCAGTGGCGTCTGCGGAGCCGAGGCTTGTGGAGCGACACAAAAAGCTGCTGGCGGTTGGCGGACCGGCAGCGGCAATGGAGGCAATGGAGGTGATGAAGACGAACAACTCGCACCCCCAACGCTACTCGTATGTTCCGCCACACGTTGTAACGGACTCGCCAAACGGTTGGCGTCTGACGAAATTCGGCGCGGCTGGACTGAACCCTGACGTGCCGTGGCGATCGGCGGCTATCCCGATCGATCGAGCGTTCGATCAAATACCTTTATTTGGCTTTAGATGAGTCGAAGCATGGATGTCATGGCGGCAGGGTGTCACTTGCAGTTCGTCTTCGGAATAGGGCCGTCTATCCGACACCGCGTCGAATGCCGGGCTGCTGTCTTCGGTCCACTGCATGGGGTTTCTGCTCGGCATGATTGAGATGCACGACCTCGTGGCATCCTCGAATCCCGATGCACGCATGTACTGCTTGCCGGACGGAGAAGCTCGGATGGCGAGTGTGTCTGGCGCCCTCCAGTCCTACCTGAAGTTGAACGACGCCTGGATGGATCTGAGCGGAAGCGCGCTGGTTGCACAGGCGATGCGTCATTCCTACCCCTGCGAGTAGGTATGACCGAAATCTTCTTTGTGTGCGATCCTGGCCATTCGGGCTATGTTCGGGGCAGACCAACCGAGCCGCGGGCCAACGGAACAGACGCCCATTCGGTGTTACCGCCGCGGTAATGGTGTTGTTCGACAGGTCGAAAGTAGATCTCCTGGCCTGTGAACTGATCGT
This window harbors:
- a CDS encoding DUF2784 domain-containing protein, which gives rise to MFRIRSRHDQAPKDWDERMYTLAADLTLLIHVAYVVFVIGGQVLIFAGWALGWNWTRNRTFRWLHLAAIGLVAWEAWTGADCPLTLLENYWRRLAGLSDYPDSFIAHWTHRYLYYSIPEWVFILAYSLFALLILITFIAYPPRKPDCSLHHPADHTSRR
- a CDS encoding SDR family NAD(P)-dependent oxidoreductase, which translates into the protein MAAPKNPIPPSNSRTVALVTGATGAIGKAIARNIAAIPGYEVVLICRDPSRAQAAVADIRRLVCSGKVRHELVDLSRRSSIAALAERWNGPVHVLVNSAATTPRRREETPEGIERQFATNVLGYYWMVAAFRDHLINSAPARIVNVASYWAGGLDLTDLEFERRHYDNDAVYRQSKQADRMLSVAFAEQFEGTQVTVNACHPGDVVSALSRDLGFGGHETPDQAASTPVWLATEAIGARETGKYFERQREVHCRFAADRDAIEALYRICKSYA
- a CDS encoding single-stranded DNA-binding protein, whose protein sequence is MKYGFLISGCYEGVDDMSIFFSAYGFVDHEAESIGTPSGQSIASGSIVCHGCRDDGKRQNRWFTILGFGKIAEAMRDLRKGDPITVTGKLQVKSRRTKTGEDRNEMEIVVDQMLSARLIEPTEGE